One segment of Fibrobacter sp. UWB10 DNA contains the following:
- a CDS encoding porin family protein: MKTFSLSNRFAIALIAGSLAASTALAQGEFEGSGEIADPNCVGDGCGYISADQVSEDQAAVPNDENAESFSYSENGATSEEAWPDTTEQAAAEPADESEPAAETAEVATTNIDEEDEESQHYVAENAAEYRARKEGFSKGVQFGIRATLGVNKNLGKGASDWNIGPEIGGGLMAKLPLGRTFAISTELNFSYRLYSYEGKSEYGQKDTDSKDKAYSNNEASINEALFEIPVIGQFIFDEDGFFIGLGVNLGLKMSGDSEYKQSIEYEGEVTDDKRSNTVPTVGVEVGGLFDLGYSVNRWLVVDLRIIQNFTNLLDLDLIAESTLMNSKLYTMHIGVGATLLL, from the coding sequence ATGAAAACATTTTCGTTATCGAATCGTTTCGCAATCGCACTTATCGCAGGTAGCCTCGCCGCCTCTACCGCACTTGCACAAGGTGAATTTGAAGGTTCAGGCGAAATTGCCGACCCGAACTGCGTTGGCGACGGTTGTGGCTATATCTCAGCAGACCAAGTCTCAGAAGACCAAGCAGCCGTTCCTAATGACGAAAACGCCGAAAGCTTCTCTTACAGCGAAAACGGCGCCACCTCCGAAGAAGCCTGGCCAGACACCACGGAACAAGCCGCTGCAGAACCCGCAGACGAAAGCGAACCTGCCGCAGAGACTGCCGAAGTCGCGACCACGAACATCGACGAAGAAGACGAAGAATCCCAGCACTACGTTGCCGAAAACGCCGCCGAATACCGCGCCCGCAAAGAAGGTTTTTCAAAGGGCGTTCAATTCGGTATTCGCGCTACTTTGGGCGTAAACAAGAACTTGGGTAAAGGCGCCAGCGACTGGAACATCGGCCCTGAAATTGGCGGCGGCCTCATGGCCAAGCTCCCCCTCGGCAGAACCTTTGCCATTTCAACCGAACTCAACTTCAGCTACCGCCTGTACAGCTACGAAGGCAAGTCCGAATACGGTCAGAAAGACACTGACAGCAAGGACAAGGCCTACAGCAATAACGAAGCTAGCATCAACGAAGCGCTTTTTGAAATTCCGGTCATCGGTCAGTTCATCTTTGACGAAGACGGATTCTTTATTGGCTTGGGGGTAAACCTCGGGCTAAAGATGAGCGGAGATTCCGAATACAAGCAGAGCATCGAATACGAAGGCGAAGTCACCGACGACAAGCGTTCGAACACCGTTCCTACTGTAGGAGTGGAAGTTGGCGGCCTCTTCGACTTGGGCTATTCCGTGAACCGCTGGCTCGTTGTGGACCTTCGAATCATCCAAAACTTCACAAATTTGCTTGATTTAGACCTGATTGCAGAATCTACCTTGATGAATTCCAAGCTCTATACGATGCACATCGGTGTCGGAGCCACACTCCTGCTTTAA
- a CDS encoding outer membrane beta-barrel protein codes for MDLKRLSVIFAMALAFSVPAMAQDNSDDDGWVSSSNENSTYEGSADSEFANDEEYASAYARYKAETTKKSEINRLRNEGFQRAVLLGIRVQGGINTFLGENSDGWKIGYQGGGGLLLKMNFMIKNLSLVPELTFNYRHYSYEQDMDAYTNEASIDIFMFEIPIIFRYTFEDYGFYVGLGVNMGLKLNGSSEFNTSGGKRENTVATSGMEVGGALDIGYMLTRWVSVNIRVVQCFTSLLNKTLVAEEAFYDSSLNTFYTTLGINFMF; via the coding sequence ATGGATTTAAAGAGATTGAGTGTAATTTTCGCCATGGCGCTGGCATTTTCTGTGCCTGCCATGGCTCAAGATAATTCCGATGACGACGGTTGGGTTAGTTCTTCTAATGAGAATTCGACTTACGAAGGCTCTGCGGATAGCGAATTTGCTAACGACGAAGAATACGCAAGTGCCTACGCCCGTTATAAAGCGGAAACTACTAAAAAATCCGAAATCAACCGCCTAAGAAACGAAGGATTCCAGCGTGCCGTGTTGCTCGGCATTCGCGTTCAGGGTGGTATCAACACCTTCTTGGGCGAAAATTCCGACGGTTGGAAGATTGGTTACCAGGGCGGTGGCGGCCTCTTGCTCAAGATGAACTTCATGATCAAGAACTTGAGCCTTGTTCCCGAACTCACCTTCAACTACAGACATTACTCTTACGAACAGGACATGGATGCCTACACCAACGAAGCCAGCATCGATATCTTCATGTTCGAAATCCCGATTATTTTCCGCTACACCTTTGAAGACTACGGCTTTTATGTGGGCCTCGGCGTGAACATGGGCCTTAAGTTGAACGGTTCGTCTGAATTCAATACTAGCGGTGGCAAACGCGAAAATACGGTCGCAACCTCCGGTATGGAAGTGGGCGGCGCTTTAGACATCGGCTATATGCTTACTCGTTGGGTCAGCGTGAACATCCGCGTGGTGCAGTGCTTTACGAGCCTCTTGAACAAGACGCTTGTTGCAGAAGAAGCCTTCTATGATTCTTCGCTCAACACGTTCTATACCACTCTCGGTATCAACTTCATGTTCTAA